From Candidatus Nitricoxidivorans perseverans, the proteins below share one genomic window:
- a CDS encoding polysaccharide biosynthesis protein: MFDDSVLMITGGTGSFGNAVLSRFLDTGVREIRIFSRDEKKQEDMRIALNSPKLKFFIGDVRNYDSIGQAMHGVDYVFHAAALKQVPSCEFYPMEAVRTNVLGAENVMNAAVACGVKRVVVLSTDKAVYPINAMGLSKAMMEKLMVAKARMRSNGETVLCATRYGNVMASRGSVIPLFVQQIRENKPLTVTDPQMTRFLMSLEDSVDLVLHAFQHALQGDIFVQKAPASTVGDLAQALLDIFTGSSQVRIIGTRHGEKLYESLLSREEMARVEDMGRYYRIPADDRDLNYNKYFVEGETRVSSLDDYTSHNTERLDVEQVKALLMKLDFIREALNA; encoded by the coding sequence ATGTTCGACGACAGCGTATTAATGATCACCGGCGGCACCGGTTCCTTCGGCAATGCCGTGTTGAGCCGTTTCCTGGATACGGGCGTTCGCGAGATCCGCATCTTCAGCAGGGACGAGAAGAAGCAGGAGGACATGCGCATCGCGCTCAACAGCCCGAAGCTGAAGTTCTTCATCGGCGACGTGCGCAATTACGACAGCATCGGTCAGGCGATGCATGGCGTGGATTATGTGTTCCACGCGGCGGCGCTGAAGCAGGTGCCGTCATGCGAGTTTTATCCAATGGAGGCGGTGCGCACCAACGTGCTCGGTGCGGAGAACGTGATGAACGCGGCAGTGGCCTGCGGCGTGAAGCGGGTCGTGGTGTTAAGCACTGACAAGGCCGTCTATCCGATCAACGCAATGGGGCTTTCCAAGGCGATGATGGAGAAGCTGATGGTGGCGAAGGCGCGCATGCGCTCCAATGGGGAAACCGTGTTGTGCGCCACCCGCTATGGCAACGTGATGGCTTCGCGCGGCTCGGTGATTCCCCTGTTCGTGCAGCAGATCAGGGAGAACAAGCCGCTGACGGTGACCGATCCGCAGATGACCCGCTTCCTGATGTCGCTGGAGGATTCGGTCGATCTGGTGCTACACGCATTTCAGCACGCCCTTCAGGGTGACATTTTCGTGCAGAAAGCGCCGGCATCCACGGTGGGCGACTTGGCCCAGGCGCTACTGGATATCTTCACCGGCAGCAGTCAGGTTCGTATCATCGGCACGCGTCACGGCGAGAAGCTGTACGAGTCGCTCCTTTCCCGCGAGGAAATGGCCCGCGTGGAGGACATGGGCCGCTATTACCGGATACCCGCCGACGATCGCGACCTGAACTACAACAAGTATTTCGTGGAGGGCGAGACGAGGGTGTCGTCGCTGGACGACTACACTTCCCACAACACGGAGCGGCTGGATGTGGAGCAGGTGAAAGCCTTGCTCATGAAGCTCGACTTCATCCGGGAGGCTCTGAATGCTTAA
- a CDS encoding sugar transferase, with the protein MKRLFDLFFASLAATLLAIPMLAIGLLVRLTSPGPALYWSDRIGAGNRTFRMPKFRTMRIGTPAVATHLLADPAAWLTPIGGFLRRTSLDELPQLWSILMGDMSFIGPRPALFNQDDLVALRTEHGVHRLVPGLTGWAQVNGRDDLPIPVKVEYDAEYLRRRSLAFDLHILWLTALKVLRRDGVSH; encoded by the coding sequence TTGAAGCGCCTCTTCGACCTGTTCTTCGCTTCGCTGGCGGCGACCCTCCTGGCGATCCCCATGCTGGCCATCGGCCTGCTGGTGCGGCTGACCTCTCCCGGCCCGGCGCTCTACTGGTCGGACCGCATCGGCGCCGGCAACAGGACGTTCCGCATGCCCAAGTTCCGCACCATGCGCATCGGCACGCCGGCGGTGGCGACGCACCTGCTCGCCGATCCTGCCGCATGGCTGACGCCGATCGGCGGCTTCCTGCGGCGCACCAGCCTCGACGAGCTGCCGCAGCTGTGGAGCATCCTCATGGGCGACATGAGCTTCATTGGCCCGCGGCCCGCGCTGTTCAACCAGGACGACCTGGTGGCGCTGCGCACGGAGCACGGCGTGCACCGGCTGGTGCCCGGCCTGACCGGCTGGGCGCAGGTCAATGGACGCGACGATCTGCCGATTCCCGTGAAGGTCGAATACGACGCCGAATATCTGCGACGCCGCTCGCTGGCGTTCGATCTGCATATCCTGTGGCTGACGGCGCTGAAGGTGCTGCGGAGGGACGGGGTGTCGCATTGA
- a CDS encoding glycosyltransferase, with protein sequence MHILFVVSVFSAQEGGGCAERTAQLARALQFAGCSCAVLTLDIGEPRQRRDGIAGAALTVLPCANRRFQAPRGGWRATAEAVRAADIVYLMNHWTPLGAMAYLAARRHGVPHVVDPAGALPLFGRSHWLKRLYNWVVGRRLIARASGWIAITPSELPHFAAYGIAPKQVTVIPNGVWEPEAVAGSGDFFAATRIPPGPCVLFMGRLNPIKGPDLLLDAFGEVAGCFTDVRLVFAGPDEGMQAGLSQRAAALGLGGRVFFCGFIGGELKAAAYRSARLLVVPSRSEAMSIVAVEAGIVATPVLMTDRCGLDVLRSVDERLVVPATAAGLASGLAYALTDAERLKRCGASWQAIVRERYLWPRQADALRALLDGIIRTAREEPCRP encoded by the coding sequence ATGCACATACTGTTTGTGGTCTCCGTATTTTCGGCCCAAGAGGGCGGCGGCTGTGCCGAGCGCACCGCGCAACTGGCGCGCGCCCTCCAGTTCGCCGGCTGTTCGTGCGCCGTGCTGACGCTCGACATCGGCGAGCCGCGGCAGCGGCGGGACGGCATCGCTGGCGCGGCACTGACCGTCCTGCCGTGCGCCAACCGCAGATTCCAGGCGCCGCGCGGCGGCTGGCGTGCGACCGCCGAGGCCGTGCGCGCCGCCGACATCGTCTACCTGATGAACCACTGGACGCCGCTGGGCGCGATGGCTTACCTGGCCGCGCGCCGGCATGGCGTGCCACATGTCGTCGATCCGGCCGGCGCCTTGCCGCTGTTCGGACGATCGCACTGGCTCAAGCGGCTATACAACTGGGTCGTCGGCCGCCGCCTGATCGCGCGCGCCAGCGGCTGGATCGCGATCACGCCGTCGGAGTTGCCGCATTTCGCCGCTTACGGCATCGCCCCCAAACAAGTGACCGTCATTCCGAACGGCGTCTGGGAACCCGAGGCTGTGGCCGGAAGCGGCGATTTCTTCGCCGCAACCCGAATTCCGCCGGGGCCTTGCGTGCTCTTCATGGGGCGGCTGAACCCGATCAAGGGGCCCGATCTACTGCTCGACGCCTTCGGCGAGGTCGCCGGATGCTTTACCGACGTGCGGCTGGTGTTCGCCGGCCCCGACGAAGGCATGCAGGCCGGTCTGTCACAACGGGCGGCGGCTCTGGGACTCGGCGGCCGCGTCTTCTTCTGCGGCTTCATCGGCGGCGAGTTGAAGGCGGCGGCCTACCGATCGGCGCGGCTGCTGGTGGTGCCCTCGCGCTCCGAGGCGATGTCGATCGTCGCCGTCGAAGCCGGCATCGTCGCTACGCCGGTGTTGATGACCGATCGTTGCGGGCTCGATGTCCTGCGCAGCGTTGACGAGCGCCTGGTGGTGCCCGCTACCGCCGCAGGCCTAGCCTCGGGACTCGCCTATGCGCTCACCGATGCCGAGCGGCTGAAGCGCTGCGGCGCCTCTTGGCAGGCCATCGTGCGCGAGCGCTACTTGTGGCCGCGCCAGGCCGATGCGCTACGGGCGCTGCTCGACGGCATCATCCGCACGGCGCGCGAAGAGCCGTGCCGGCCATGA
- the wecB gene encoding UDP-N-acetylglucosamine 2-epimerase (non-hydrolyzing), which translates to MLKVMTIVGTRPELIKMCRVMAELDAHTQHVLVHTGQNYDYELNQVFFEDLGIRKPDHFLNAVGENAAQTIGQVIIKADEVMATERPDAVLFYGDTNSCLAVIAAKRRKIPVFHMEAGNRCFDQRVPEELNRKVLDHLSDINLVLSEHARRYLIAEGVRPETVMKTGSHMREVLDHYMPKIEASGVLSRLGLDAGKFFLVSAHREENVDVPENLRDLLDTLNALADAYGFPVIVSTHPRTRKRLDDLGAGPVNSLVQFSKPFGFFDYNKLQMEACCVISDSGTITEEASLLNLPAVTIRNAHERPEGMDVGTLIMTGLKKERVLDAVRVVVAQHDRNGRAMRPVPDYEAGAVSKQILRIVLSYTDYVNRTVWRKA; encoded by the coding sequence ATGCTTAAGGTGATGACCATCGTCGGCACGCGGCCCGAACTGATCAAGATGTGCCGCGTGATGGCCGAACTGGATGCACATACGCAGCACGTGCTGGTGCATACCGGACAGAACTACGATTACGAACTCAATCAGGTCTTCTTCGAGGATCTCGGTATCCGCAAGCCGGATCATTTCCTGAATGCAGTGGGCGAGAATGCCGCGCAGACCATCGGCCAGGTGATCATCAAGGCGGACGAAGTCATGGCGACCGAGAGGCCGGACGCCGTGCTTTTCTACGGGGACACGAATTCCTGCCTCGCGGTGATCGCGGCCAAGCGCCGCAAGATTCCCGTTTTCCACATGGAGGCGGGCAACCGCTGCTTCGATCAGCGTGTTCCCGAGGAGCTCAACCGCAAGGTTCTGGATCACCTGAGCGACATCAACCTCGTGCTCTCGGAACATGCGCGGCGCTACCTGATCGCTGAGGGCGTGCGGCCGGAGACCGTCATGAAGACCGGTTCGCACATGCGCGAGGTCCTTGATCACTACATGCCGAAGATCGAGGCGTCCGGCGTGCTGTCCCGCCTCGGCCTGGATGCCGGGAAATTCTTCCTCGTGAGCGCGCACCGCGAGGAGAACGTCGACGTGCCGGAGAACCTACGCGACCTGCTGGACACGCTGAACGCGCTGGCCGACGCCTACGGATTCCCGGTCATCGTGTCCACGCACCCGCGCACGAGAAAGCGACTGGACGACTTGGGCGCCGGGCCGGTCAATTCACTCGTGCAGTTCTCGAAGCCGTTCGGCTTCTTCGACTACAACAAGCTCCAGATGGAAGCATGCTGCGTGATCTCCGACAGCGGCACCATCACCGAGGAGGCCTCGCTGCTCAACCTGCCGGCCGTCACCATCCGCAACGCCCATGAGCGGCCGGAGGGCATGGATGTCGGCACCCTGATCATGACCGGCCTGAAGAAGGAGCGCGTGCTGGACGCCGTGAGGGTCGTGGTCGCGCAGCACGACCGAAACGGCCGCGCAATGCGTCCGGTGCCCGACTACGAGGCGGGCGCGGTGTCGAAGCAGATCCTGCGTATCGTTCTGAGCTACACCGACTACGTCAATCGCACGGTCTGGCGCAAGGCGTAA
- a CDS encoding NAD-dependent epimerase/dehydratase family protein, with product MDMASAMLVTGATGFIGHRLLRPGDRALVREAGALPDEVVGDLLDPPTLSTVCEGIDTVFHCAGYAHAFASSDPDAHWRINCEGTRNLLEAAGEAGVKRFVFLSSVKAMAEPGDACIDEDWPGEPVTPYGRAKRAAEDAVLEAGAKYGMHVVNLRLAMVYGRGGRGNLERMARGIRAGWFPPLPETGNRRSLVHVDDVVAAMRLVAERPEANGRTYIVADPAAYSGREIYDAIRVALRKPTLRWSVPAGVFRAAGRLNGRAGEIVDRLLGSACYSPARIGRELGWRARVSLAEGVREMLA from the coding sequence ATGGACATGGCGTCGGCGATGCTCGTTACCGGCGCCACCGGCTTCATCGGCCACCGCTTGCTCCGGCCGGGCGACCGCGCGCTGGTCCGCGAGGCCGGTGCCCTGCCGGACGAAGTCGTAGGCGACCTCCTCGATCCGCCTACGCTCTCGACCGTCTGCGAAGGCATCGACACCGTCTTCCACTGCGCCGGCTACGCCCACGCTTTCGCCTCGTCCGACCCCGATGCCCATTGGCGCATCAACTGCGAGGGCACGCGCAATCTGCTGGAAGCGGCGGGCGAGGCCGGGGTAAAACGTTTTGTCTTCCTCTCCAGCGTCAAGGCGATGGCCGAACCGGGCGATGCGTGCATCGACGAAGACTGGCCGGGCGAGCCGGTCACGCCCTACGGCCGCGCGAAGCGGGCCGCCGAGGATGCCGTGCTGGAGGCCGGCGCGAAGTACGGCATGCATGTCGTGAATCTGCGCCTCGCAATGGTCTATGGCCGGGGCGGGCGGGGGAACCTGGAGCGCATGGCGCGGGGCATCCGCGCCGGCTGGTTCCCGCCGCTGCCGGAGACGGGCAACCGCCGTTCGCTGGTGCATGTGGATGACGTGGTAGCGGCGATGCGGCTCGTGGCGGAACGTCCGGAGGCGAACGGGAGAACCTACATCGTCGCCGATCCGGCGGCCTATTCGGGCCGGGAGATTTACGACGCGATCCGCGTTGCCCTGCGAAAGCCGACATTGCGGTGGAGCGTTCCGGCGGGCGTCTTCCGCGCGGCGGGGCGACTGAATGGCCGGGCGGGCGAGATCGTCGACCGACTGCTCGGCTCGGCCTGCTATTCCCCGGCGCGCATCGGGCGCGAACTGGGCTGGCGGGCGAGGGTGAGTCTGGCGGAGGGGGTGCGGGAGATGCTGGCTTGA
- a CDS encoding glycosyltransferase family 4 protein gives MKLLLVSQYFWPESFRINEVAASLAARGVETVILTGKPNYPDGKIFSGYRAWGCAEEACGKVRILRVPMFPRGSRSALRLALNYLSFIVSGTIFGPWLLRGFRPGAILVYCPSPLLQALPALLIGWLKRTPVIVYVQDLWPESLEATGHVRSRWILRGVGKVVGFIYRHADVILISSQPFAGPISRFAPNARIVYYPNSVDASFCDPEAGTKTDLPVLDGGFSVVFAGNIGSAQAVEVIVEAAALLADHSGIRLVILGSGSELEWMRQQVRERKLANLYLAGRFPVEAMPSLLARASALLVTLADRPIFAATVPNKIQAYMAVGRPIVACLNGEGARLVEEAEAGVAVPAEDAHGLADAILKLHRMSPQERDRLGENGRAYYRAHFDHEKLVSELIGHVREAMGDNA, from the coding sequence ATGAAGCTGCTGCTCGTCAGCCAGTACTTCTGGCCCGAGAGCTTCCGCATCAACGAAGTGGCGGCGTCGCTGGCGGCGCGCGGCGTGGAGACGGTCATCCTGACGGGCAAGCCGAACTACCCGGATGGGAAGATTTTTTCGGGCTACAGGGCATGGGGGTGCGCGGAGGAGGCTTGCGGCAAGGTGCGCATCCTGCGCGTGCCGATGTTTCCGCGCGGCAGCAGGAGCGCGCTGCGCCTTGCCTTGAACTATCTCTCGTTCATCGTGTCCGGCACAATTTTCGGGCCATGGCTGTTGCGCGGTTTCCGGCCGGGCGCGATCCTGGTCTACTGCCCGTCGCCGCTCCTACAGGCGCTGCCGGCCCTGCTGATCGGATGGCTCAAGCGGACGCCGGTCATCGTCTATGTCCAGGATCTCTGGCCGGAGAGCCTCGAAGCCACCGGCCATGTGCGCAGTCGATGGATCCTCCGCGGGGTCGGCAAGGTGGTGGGATTCATCTACCGCCACGCGGACGTGATCCTGATCTCCTCCCAGCCTTTTGCCGGGCCGATCAGTCGTTTCGCCCCGAATGCCCGGATCGTCTATTACCCGAACTCGGTCGATGCGTCCTTCTGCGATCCCGAGGCGGGAACGAAGACGGATCTGCCGGTTCTTGACGGCGGTTTTTCGGTAGTCTTCGCGGGGAACATCGGGTCGGCGCAGGCGGTCGAGGTCATCGTCGAGGCGGCGGCGTTGCTGGCGGATCATTCTGGAATCCGGCTTGTCATCCTTGGGTCGGGCAGCGAACTCGAGTGGATGCGTCAACAGGTGCGGGAGCGGAAGCTTGCGAACCTCTACCTCGCGGGGCGTTTCCCGGTCGAGGCGATGCCCAGTCTGCTTGCCAGGGCGTCGGCGCTGCTCGTCACGCTGGCCGACCGGCCGATCTTCGCCGCGACAGTGCCGAACAAGATCCAGGCCTATATGGCGGTGGGCCGCCCGATCGTCGCATGCCTGAACGGCGAAGGCGCACGGCTGGTCGAGGAGGCTGAAGCGGGGGTCGCCGTGCCGGCCGAGGATGCGCACGGCCTCGCTGACGCCATCCTGAAGTTGCACCGGATGTCGCCTCAGGAACGGGATAGGCTCGGCGAGAATGGCCGGGCATACTATCGGGCGCACTTCGATCACGAGAAGCTGGTGTCGGAACTGATCGGCCACGTGCGGGAAGCGATGGGGGACAATGCATGA
- a CDS encoding ATP-binding protein codes for MQQTLVRQSLLDEVSLRLTESPAVVLLGARQVGKTTLAGQVARHLGGATVFDLERASGRAALAATPELTLADAEGLVVIDEVQRMPALFETLRPLCDDPGRKSNFLLLGSAAPDLVRGVSESLAGRIQFVPVPGFSLSEVGQDEQDRLWLRGGFPRAYLAGSDAAAARWMEGFRRTFLERDIPGLGLRVPSAALDRFWAMLSHYHGQTWNAAELGRAMSMSPGTANHYRDLLADTFMLRVLQPWHENLGKRQVKAPKVYFRDSGMLHHFLGVGTLSELRAHPRYGASWEGFALEQTMIRFGEGNAWFWATQRGAELDLMLLRGGRRWGFEYKCADAPSTSKSMHIAVNDLGLAHLWVVYPGRDRYPLGDRITALPLRDMPRLVLDAMPNAEASKP; via the coding sequence ATGCAACAAACACTGGTTCGCCAATCCCTTCTCGACGAGGTATCGCTGCGCCTGACGGAATCGCCTGCGGTTGTGTTGCTGGGGGCGCGTCAGGTGGGGAAAACGACGCTGGCCGGGCAGGTGGCCCGACATCTGGGTGGCGCCACGGTGTTCGACCTGGAGCGTGCTTCGGGACGGGCGGCGCTGGCCGCCACCCCCGAACTGACGCTGGCGGACGCCGAAGGGCTGGTGGTGATCGACGAAGTGCAGCGCATGCCCGCGCTCTTCGAGACGCTGCGCCCGCTGTGCGACGATCCGGGGCGCAAGTCGAATTTCCTCCTGCTGGGCAGTGCGGCGCCCGATCTGGTGCGGGGCGTTTCAGAATCCCTGGCCGGCAGGATCCAGTTCGTGCCGGTGCCGGGCTTTTCGCTCTCCGAGGTCGGGCAGGATGAGCAGGATCGCCTCTGGCTGCGCGGCGGCTTTCCACGGGCGTATCTTGCAGGCAGCGATGCGGCGGCCGCCCGCTGGATGGAGGGGTTCCGGCGGACATTCCTGGAGCGGGACATCCCCGGCCTGGGGTTGCGCGTGCCTTCCGCCGCGCTGGACCGCTTCTGGGCGATGTTGTCCCATTACCACGGCCAGACGTGGAATGCGGCCGAACTGGGACGGGCCATGTCGATGAGCCCCGGCACTGCGAACCATTACCGCGATTTGCTGGCGGATACGTTCATGCTGCGGGTGCTCCAGCCCTGGCACGAAAATCTCGGCAAGCGGCAGGTCAAGGCCCCCAAGGTCTATTTCCGCGACAGCGGGATGCTGCACCATTTCCTGGGCGTCGGAACCCTGTCCGAATTGCGCGCCCATCCGCGTTATGGCGCAAGCTGGGAGGGGTTCGCCCTGGAGCAGACCATGATCCGGTTTGGCGAGGGGAATGCCTGGTTCTGGGCTACCCAGCGGGGTGCGGAGCTGGATTTGATGCTCCTGCGCGGGGGGCGCCGCTGGGGCTTCGAATACAAGTGCGCCGATGCGCCTTCCACGAGCAAATCCATGCATATCGCGGTGAACGACCTGGGGCTCGCCCACCTCTGGGTGGTTTACCCGGGCAGGGACCGCTATCCACTCGGCGATCGCATCACGGCGCTGCCCCTGCGCGACATGCCTCGGCTCGTCCTCGACGCGATGCCGAACGCGGAGGCGAGCAAGCCATGA
- a CDS encoding SDR family oxidoreductase has protein sequence MKILVLGANGMIGSTMIRVFSEIEDWDVAGTVRSDRARLLFPVSVAGKLVSGVELSNPDSLPRLFREVKPDVVVNCAGLTKHLPAGNDPMQAMTMNAMLPRRLSEICGIDGTRLIHVSTDCVFSGRKGNYSEDDPPDAEDVYGRSKHMGEVTGPNIVTLRTSTIGHELGTCHGLLEWFLAQSECKGYRRAIFSGLPTVVFARVVRDIVIPNEALSGLYHVGARPIDKDSLLRLIARAYGRNTTIVPDDEVSIDRSLNVDRFAAATGYRAPEWPELIETMRAYH, from the coding sequence ATGAAGATTCTGGTTCTCGGCGCGAACGGAATGATCGGAAGTACCATGATTCGAGTGTTCTCGGAGATCGAGGATTGGGACGTCGCGGGGACGGTGCGCTCCGACAGGGCGCGATTGTTGTTTCCGGTTTCCGTGGCCGGAAAGCTGGTTTCTGGTGTTGAACTCTCGAATCCGGATTCATTGCCGCGGTTGTTCCGCGAGGTGAAGCCGGACGTCGTAGTGAACTGCGCCGGGCTGACGAAGCATCTGCCCGCGGGGAACGACCCCATGCAGGCCATGACGATGAACGCGATGTTGCCGCGACGCCTTTCCGAGATCTGCGGCATTGACGGCACACGCCTGATCCATGTCAGCACGGATTGTGTGTTCTCGGGAAGGAAGGGAAACTACTCGGAGGATGACCCCCCCGATGCCGAGGACGTTTACGGCAGGTCCAAGCATATGGGCGAGGTGACGGGGCCGAATATCGTTACGCTGAGAACTTCGACGATCGGCCATGAACTCGGGACGTGTCACGGCCTGCTCGAGTGGTTCCTTGCCCAGTCCGAATGCAAGGGCTACCGCAGGGCGATTTTCTCCGGCTTGCCGACGGTGGTTTTCGCCCGGGTCGTTCGGGATATCGTGATCCCGAACGAGGCGCTGTCGGGGCTGTATCATGTCGGCGCCCGTCCGATCGACAAGGACAGCCTGCTCCGGCTGATCGCCAGGGCATACGGCAGGAACACGACCATCGTGCCGGATGACGAGGTGAGCATCGACCGGAGCCTCAACGTCGATCGCTTCGCCGCGGCGACGGGATATCGGGCGCCCGAATGGCCGGAACTGATCGAGACCATGCGGGCATATCACTGA
- a CDS encoding NAD(P)-dependent oxidoreductase — MDDDTVVFGASGFLGRHLLAAAAAAGMRPRAVTRRPAAAAWLANADWQRGDLADPSSLRGLLRVGDTVVNLAYSPDATAAENLAAADHLLAACRQAGVRRIVHCSTAVVAGATAVQRVDETVACRPKMPYERSKWAIEERIAAAAGPGLSVAILRPTAIVGPGGANLAKLASDLLRGTTIANYCRRSLFGTRPMHLVPVSTVAAALLHLACLPEPGPAETFIVAADDDADNSFPAVERILRAALGLPAARVPALPVPRVLLSLALRLRGRSDAAHDRFYSCDKLRRTGFAATPTVAEAVRDFGTWFRTSRA; from the coding sequence ATGGATGACGATACGGTCGTGTTCGGCGCCTCGGGCTTTCTCGGCCGGCACCTGCTGGCCGCCGCCGCCGCCGCCGGCATGCGGCCGCGCGCCGTGACGCGCCGGCCCGCCGCCGCGGCATGGCTGGCGAACGCTGACTGGCAGCGGGGCGATCTCGCCGACCCATCGTCGCTGCGCGGGCTGCTGCGCGTCGGCGATACCGTCGTCAACCTCGCGTATTCCCCCGACGCCACGGCAGCCGAGAACCTCGCGGCGGCCGACCACCTGCTCGCCGCCTGCCGACAGGCCGGCGTGCGACGGATCGTGCATTGCTCGACGGCGGTAGTCGCCGGCGCGACGGCGGTGCAGCGAGTCGACGAAACCGTCGCCTGCCGGCCGAAGATGCCCTACGAGCGCAGCAAATGGGCGATCGAGGAGCGGATCGCAGCAGCGGCCGGGCCGGGCCTCAGTGTGGCGATCTTACGGCCGACGGCGATCGTTGGGCCAGGCGGCGCCAACCTCGCCAAGCTCGCATCCGATCTGCTGCGCGGTACCACCATCGCCAATTACTGCCGCCGCAGCCTGTTCGGGACGCGGCCGATGCATCTGGTACCGGTGTCGACCGTTGCGGCGGCGCTCCTTCATTTGGCGTGCCTGCCGGAGCCGGGGCCGGCGGAGACTTTCATCGTTGCCGCCGACGATGATGCCGACAACAGCTTTCCGGCAGTTGAGCGCATCCTGCGAGCTGCGCTGGGTCTGCCGGCCGCGCGGGTGCCGGCGCTGCCGGTGCCGCGCGTGTTGCTGTCTCTGGCGCTGCGGCTGCGGGGCCGCTCCGATGCCGCGCACGATCGCTTCTATTCCTGCGACAAGCTGCGGCGCACCGGCTTCGCGGCGACGCCCACGGTCGCCGAAGCGGTGCGCGACTTCGGCACCTGGTTCCGCACGAGCCGCGCTTAG